CGTCTGGGTATCTGTTATTCAGGACACTTCGGGAGAGGTCAGTTGAACTCTCCTTTGCTTCCCTTGGGTGGGTATTTTTGAGTGTCCACGTTCTTCTGAGGATTCTGGGGCACTTTTCTCTGGCCGAAACTTTCCTGTACTTCTTTGCCCTTGGGGTTTCTCTCTACGTTGTCTCCCTAATTCGGGACATGTATCCTTCAAAAACTCATCTCTTTGCTCTGTATCTTCTTATTCCCGCTTCTCATCTTTTGTTTAGATTTCTTTCCTTTCTAGGATATCCAATTCAGCATGGTATGGGCGGTATTGCCGGGGATTCAGGAGTTATATTGCTGATTACCGGTTATATAGCTTATAGGACTTTCAAAAGGCTGTTACTTTCCCTCTCAGTTGTCCCAATAGCCGTAGTTTTCCTTCTTTACAAGGCTCTGAGTGGGACTTTGGTTGGTCTCGTTCTGATGACACTTGGTGCCGTCGTGTTTTCAGTGGCCACTATACGCGTAACTGCAGCTGGCCTTTTCAAGGGAGGGAAGACGCCTGAAGTTAGTGGAAGGGGATTGGTAATTGTTAAAGACATTCAGTTCATACTTGACAAGTACAGGGAGTCTCCAGTTCTACTAATAACCCGCAGAATCCGTGAATATCCTCCCCACTGGTCGGTCTTTAGGATATCAACAGTACCGGCTGAGAATTCAGTTTCTCCTACTGCCCTTGAAAAGCTTCGCCATCTGATTGTTAAATACCTGGTCGAGGCCAGAAGGAAAGGTTCAAAGGGTCTTGTTGTCATAGACTGCATAGATTTTCTGCTACTCTACAACGACAGACTTGCGGTTTTGAAGTTTCTAGGAGATGTGAGAGATTATGCTGTGATTAACGATGGTTTGATTTATGTGGCCTTGGACAGCTCCATAGACGAGCGTACGAGAAGGTTAATAGAAAATTTAAGCGACGGGGAGCTCAAAGGATAACCAGCTCCCTCTCGGCCTTCGTCAGCCTTCTCCCATTTCCCTCCACGACAACGTCGTCCTCTATCCTCACACCGCCGAGGCCGGGAACGTAAATTCCCGGCTCTATCGTGAATGTCATACCGTTTTCGAGAACCGTCCTCTCTCCCGGCCCTATGTAAGGCTCTTCGTGGACATCCAAACCTAGGCCATGACCAGTTCTGTGGGTGAAGTATTTCCCGTATCCCGCTTCCTCTATTGTTTTTCTCGCCATTGCGTCTATCTCTCCAGCTTGAATGCCTTCCCTTACGGCCTGAAAGGCCCTCTCCTGTGCCTCCCAGACAACTTCGTAAATCCTGACGAGCCTCTCATCGGGTTCTCCCAGGGCTATCGTTCTAGTTATGTCGGAGCAGTAGCCCTTCCACTTCGCGCCGTAGTCGAGTATAACCATATCTCCCTTCCTCAACTTCCTCTCGCCGGGCTCGTGATGGGGATTGGCCCCGTTTTCACCGCTCGCCACTATCGGCTCGAAGGAAATCCCGTCGGAGCGCTCCCTAATTTCGATTTCTATCCTTAGGGCGAGTTCCCTTTCCTTCATTCCAACCAAATCCCAGCTCAGAACCTCCTCGAAAACGTCATCGACAACCTTTGTGGCCTTTTCCATGAGCCTTATCTCGTCCCTCTCCTTCCTCATCCTGAGCTCCCTCATGACGAGACTTAATGGATAGGGGTTCATCCTAATCGTCCTGCTGAGCTCTATCAGCCAATCCGCCCTCATGGTGTTCTCTATCAGTAAGTTTCCACCGCTTATACCCAGCTCGTGAGCAATCGTTGCGAGTTTAGCGTAGGGGTTCTCGCCGTCCCGCCAGAACGTAACAGGTGCGTCGTGGATAACGTTCTCGTAGAGGCTCGGCGCGAGAATCTGGAAGTCCCCTTCAGGGTTTACGGCCAGAAGGGTGGGTCTTTCACCGGCTTCGTGTATCCTTATACTGGTGAGGTAGTAGAAGTTCGAGCCCGGGCTTATGAGCGCTCCGTCGAAGCCCTTCTTTTTCATCAGTTCAGCGAGTTTTTCGACCCTCATGCCACCACCGGGAACAGTTTTCCGGCATGGCTTAAACCCTTTTCTCAAGCCTCACCGCGAGCAGAGCCACAATGAAACCTCCCAGGACGTCCCAGACCCAGTGCTCCCCTAGGAGGACCGTTGAAACCGGAACGAGGGCAAGGAAGAGGGCCAACAAAAGGGTTTCCCTCTTCCTCTCCTCCAGAACCGAGAGCAGGCCGATGAAGGCCAGCGTGCAGTGGGGCGATGGAAAAACGAACTCGGGTCTTGCCGTCCAGTCGTTGAGCGCG
This genomic interval from Thermococcus sp. contains the following:
- a CDS encoding aminopeptidase P family protein — protein: MRVEKLAELMKKKGFDGALISPGSNFYYLTSIRIHEAGERPTLLAVNPEGDFQILAPSLYENVIHDAPVTFWRDGENPYAKLATIAHELGISGGNLLIENTMRADWLIELSRTIRMNPYPLSLVMRELRMRKERDEIRLMEKATKVVDDVFEEVLSWDLVGMKERELALRIEIEIRERSDGISFEPIVASGENGANPHHEPGERKLRKGDMVILDYGAKWKGYCSDITRTIALGEPDERLVRIYEVVWEAQERAFQAVREGIQAGEIDAMARKTIEEAGYGKYFTHRTGHGLGLDVHEEPYIGPGERTVLENGMTFTIEPGIYVPGLGGVRIEDDVVVEGNGRRLTKAERELVIL
- a CDS encoding DUF835 domain-containing protein; this translates as MSVALEIEFPMLVVGVVTSGYLLFRTLRERSVELSFASLGWVFLSVHVLLRILGHFSLAETFLYFFALGVSLYVVSLIRDMYPSKTHLFALYLLIPASHLLFRFLSFLGYPIQHGMGGIAGDSGVILLITGYIAYRTFKRLLLSLSVVPIAVVFLLYKALSGTLVGLVLMTLGAVVFSVATIRVTAAGLFKGGKTPEVSGRGLVIVKDIQFILDKYRESPVLLITRRIREYPPHWSVFRISTVPAENSVSPTALEKLRHLIVKYLVEARRKGSKGLVVIDCIDFLLLYNDRLAVLKFLGDVRDYAVINDGLIYVALDSSIDERTRRLIENLSDGELKG